gataatgaaattgatggctctgtggcaaagtGAAAAATACTGACCCCTggggaacactactagtcactggcagtcaaccagaaaaggccctttttattcccactctcagcctcctgcctgtcagccattccactattcatgccagaatctttcatgtaacgccataggattctatcttgttaagcagcctcatgtgtggcaccttatcaaatgccttctgaaaatccaagtaaatgacatccactgcctctcctttgtccaccctgcttgtttctTCCATTAAGAACTCTAATAGaattgtcagggaagatttccctttacagaaaccatgctgactttgacttattttccaAGTAACTTGAGACCTCAttcttagtaatagactccaacactgtcccaaccactgaggttagactaaatggcctataatttcctttcttttgccttcctcccttcttaaagagtggagtgacacttgcaatctttcagtcttctgggaccatgccagatcaagtgattcttggaagatcatgatcaatgcatccattatctcttcagcaacctctctcaggactctgggatatagtccatctggcccagatgacttatccaccctaagaCCTCTGAGTTTGccgagcactttttcctttgtaatagcaatggcacttactcctgctccctgacactcacagacctctgccacactgctagtgtcttccatagtgaagaaagATGGaaagtacctattaagttcatctgctatttctttgtcccccattactacatcaccagcattattttccagtgatccagtatcaactcacctcccttttactctttatataaccgaaaaaacttttggtatcctgcatATATTAaaggctagtctgccctcatatttcatcttctcccttcttatagctttttcagttgtcttttgttagattttaaaagcttccccatcattcaacttcccactcacttttgctaccttatatgctctttccttggcttttacacagtccttaacttcctttgtcagccacggttgcctagcgctgccatttgagaacttcttcctctgtgggacatatctatcctgcgccttgtgaacaattcccagaaacttcagccatctctgctctgccgccatccccaccagtatcttcCTCCAATTCAACTGgacaatctcctctctcatgtctttgtaattccctttattccattgcaatactgatacatgtgagtaatgcttctccctctcaaattgaatcaatcatattatgatctctgccTCCTAAGGGTATACGTAATTCATCAGTTTGTTGTTTAGTGGTTACAGTTCTTCTGTACCTTTCTGGATGTTTCTTAGATATCACATTATTTGAAGGACTATTTATTGACTAATTTAAGCAAATGAATTGGAATGGCATGTCAGCAATTTGATACAAGAGATCCAAGCTATGTTAGTTCAACCTCCTTATTCCTTCATTCTTCCTTCTGCCGTCCTTTCTCTCTTACACCACCCCCAACATGCTAAATCTTTTTCTCATTTTGTTCTTGTAGCACTTAATATAAATGAtcgtaagcaacaagttttatgactCATTCAAAAATATCAGTATTCAACAATGTCCTCAAAGTCTCGATATCCTTCACGATCGCCACACAAGCTGATGGGTTTGTAAATAAGCCATACGGCATGCTTGACTTTATTAGTCAAGACATTGAATTTAAGAATCAGAAAGTTCTGTTGCAGATttgtagaactctggttaggctgcatctggagtattgtgttcaacttTGGTCATCTCCAATTTAGAAAGCATGTGGAGTGTGCCTGGATAGAGGGAATGGGCTATAAGGAGATGTTGGACGAACTATAGTTGTTTTTTCTGGAGTGTAGGGTCTAAGGGGATACTGGAGacaagtttataagattataaaagGCAGGGATAGAGTAGACAGTTGATATCTTATTTAATACCAGACTACATGCATTTAAGTTGAGAatggggtaagttcaaaggagatgtgtggtacaattttttttttatatacagggtGCCTGGGatggaggtggaggcagatactacagaaccatttaagaggctcttagatgggCAAATGAATATGCAGAGGATGATGGGAGAGTGACCAAGTGCATGTAGAAGGGATTAGGTAGCTTTAGCTTAATCAGTTTGATACAATATCATAAGCTACTGGTCAGTCCAGCTGACTCTGTGAGAACCAGGAAAGGCCAGGGTTAAGGCCCTGATGTTCTGGCCTTATCAGAACAAATTCCTTTCTTCCCTCTGCCACACTGTATTTTCTGAGTAACCTCACTAGCCTGATTGCTAGTGAGATTCAGAAATGCCCGGGTAAGTCAGGGCATCATATCCAATGTCTTCCTGGAGGTGAACTGATCACCCCCATGGCAAACAGATGGTGATCTCAAAGCCACCCAGGATACAGACGAAGGTGGTTCAGCTTTCCCGTTCTCTCCACTTCGAgacccagccagctccatcatgggaacagccctcctcaccattaaggatatcttcaagaggtggaatccatcactaaagatcctcatcatctaggacatgccctcttctcattactaccatcaaggaagaggtacaggaacctgaagacacacacagcttcttgccctctgtctccagaattctgaatggttcatgaacaaacaaacaaatgctACCTCAATATTCCTTTACATGCAATAgttatttattttgtaagttaTAATAATTTTTTATCTTTACACTGTACTGTCTCTGCAAAACATCAGttgcattaaacctgattctgttcctgaTATCCACCACTCCAAAGAAAATCCTCTTCAAATCCAGTTGTGCACCATTTTCCCTACCTTTATTTCATCTTCTGATTGTTTCAGCTCTCCCTGTTCTCTCGTCCATTCTTTCTGAATCATATGAATTTTCTCAACATTTTTCTTCAATTTCTCctgggaaataaaaaaaaaagaagtaTTTCAGGCGGTGAATTCCCCCTAAGGAAGTCAGAAAGAAAGTTGGCACACCATCAGGTGATACTATAGATCACATCTTGGTAAGATGGGGGGAATGCAGCAGTTTCGATGgagccaaaggtgttattgtctttttttaaacatattttttacAATCACAAGACCCTAATTGACTTTAAGAACATAAAGTacctgcaggtctaccccatcggtgatttgctcattggtggagaaactgaaggagctggacatgGTGCGGTTTGTGTTGCATCAGAGAGACGCCCGAGACGGTGCACGAAGGCAGTGCCTAGTCTAGCACCAAGTCATTGTCTTAGTCGCTtttcttatgatcacaagaccctgtggACATTGATAACGTGGAAAAaagttcactgatttattggcagatGGCAGGGCGGCTCTGTAGCCTCAGTCGtaacaaggactaggcctcaaaccTAGTCCTGTTTGCAGCCATCCACGAGAGAGGCACAGAGATGCTGGGGCGCAGGGTCCATGTTGGCagcatcagtgctgccctccagtgtccaTCATGGCTAAATGAACAAGgccgatcctctcatatccctgggcctcctgtcccatgatcctctcatatcccttttgccaatcaactgtccagctcttggctccatctctccccctcctgtcttctcctatcattttggatctcaccctcccactttcaaatctcttactagctcttctttcagttagtcctgacaaagggtctcggcccgaaacatcgactgtacctcttcctagaggtgctgcctggcctgctgcgttcaccagcaactttggtgtgtgttccttgaatttccagcatctgcagaattcctcttgtaaGGCCAtacccactactttctgtagggctttccattcaagggcattggtgtttccataccaggctgtgatgtaaccagtcagtatactctctacTATGCACTATAGatgattgtcaaagttttagatgtcatgccaaatctttgaaaacttctaaggaagtataAGTGtctctgtgctttctttgtaattgcacttataggCAGGACCCAGGACACactctctgaaataataacactgaggaatttgaagttgctgactctccacctccggcatcttcccccttcctttcctgtcctgaagaagggtcttagctcgaaatgtcgactgtttattcatttccatgaatggagactgacctgctgagttcctccagcatttggtgtgttgttttggaaaactcaaacatatcaagggtaaaatagcatGAAATCAAACCAAAGCCCATCCATTTCTTTATGCCATCCATGATAATGTTGCCAGTTgccatggaggctgaaggaatatTTTCCGAGTTTGATTGGAGTCCATGGGCAACTTCATTGGTTCTAATTgtgaagaatgggtctgtcaggatctctgGTGAATTTAAGGTCACTGTCAACCCACTACTGAAAGTAAATCAATACTTTcttcccaggatagaggatatctttgcaaacctttctgaagggaaacacttcagcaaagtggacttagctgaggcctacctagagatggagatggaagaagagtctaaAGTGTTTCTCATCATCAACACTCACAAAAGGATTTATCACTAAACTagacttatttttggagtagcatctgcacctgcactctggcggAAAGCTGTGAACCAGGTGCTGTAGAGATGATCAGGCACTTAGTGTAGCATTGTTACCGGTAAGGTtgacaaggaacatcttcaaaatctcaagacagtattaAGAACATTACGGGTTCAGAGCataatgcaacaagtgtgaattctttaaagcaAGCATCACCTCCTGTGTCATACCACTGacgcacaagtgtgctgagaaaatgcaGGCggggtggatgccccaaggccaaaggatgtgtcacagttgggGTCCttcttttaggatttgtcaattactataatagATTTTTGCTAAACATGGCTACAGTGCTCCCTGAACTCATTACTAAAGATtgggaagaaatagcaatggacaaagcagtgtgaggtggcttatCAAATGACAAGGTAAATGGTGACAGTGTGTACTATCCAGATGGAAAGAATGCACTGTGAGCGCTGTCAGCAGAATACACTACACTGATACTGAagcagaacataagaaacaggagtagGAGTGGGCCGTCCGGCCtgtccgccattcaataagatcatggctgtgtTGCAACGGGGCGACAGGGAAGcagcggacccaagtgcaggacacaggcacggagatggATTTGAACTTGACTCGGACTCGGAGCCTTCAAAACAAACGATGACAGACCACTCGCATCCCAGCTCGGAGCAGTGGCAAAACGGCCAGCAAccctcagctggacacgagacgacaaaaacaaacaacaacagacaataTGAATCTTGACACAAAGAAGCTCATGAATACGGTCCCTTATTCTTGGCGGCTTGGAAGAACGGTCCCCTATTCTTGGCAGCTCAGAACATTCATTGCCGCCCTGGCTACGGTGACAAACCAGCCGCAAGTAGCTGTAAACCGGGGCTTTTATCCTCCCGGTTCAAATGAAGATCAGGTgacctaatcaaggagcccggtggaacacggggaaaaggaaactAACTGAAATGAGTAGTTAATGGACCATGACAGGCTGATCtgtccatggactcatctccactttcctgccttttccccatgaccctgaattcccctactatgcaaaatctatccaaccttgtcttaaatatatttaaacctccactgcttcattgggcaattTTGCCAATttcgccaatttcctccttgcatgtcACAATGCAGCAACTCcataaccaacaactcaccagctatgctgttacTGCATCATCCCTTGCACTCACTCTTGGATCTCGGCAAACCcaagagttgaggaaaaactttctcacccagagagtggtggatgtatggaatgctctgccccagaaggctgtggaggccaagtctctggatgctttcaagaaagagatggatagagctcttaaagatagcggaatcaaaggttatggggataaggcaggaactggatactgatagtggatgatcagccatgatcacagtgaatggcggtgctggctcgaatggccaaatggcctattcctgtacCTATTGTTTATAACCTAGTCTCAGAAGGAGTCTGCAGGACAAAAATCTGCGACAAATTGTGTGCTCCTCAAGCAAGGAGGCTTGGTGTTCACtcttggacaagcagtcctgctGCGGGACTACAGGGCTGATCAaatgtgggtacttggaaagattaaggacagaactggacctacacagtggagattccATCTCATATCATTAGGGGAGATtgacacatcaatcagttgaggatCAGGTGGGCCGGTTGCTGAAGAACATGGCCTCGCTCTTTGTGCAGTTAACCTCCCAATCCCAATAGTGACATGGGAGCTAGAAAGGTAAACAACTTACTCTTGTTTCCCGCTTCTCAGCAACATGACTCACCTTCAGTTTGTCCTTTGCCTGCTCCAGACTGATCAGACTGTGGGACCTGTGATCCCCGACGATGGTGCAGGACACGCAAACACACACCTCGTCTTGCTCACAGTAGAACTCGAGGGCCTTCCTATGACTTGGGCACTGCCTCCTTGTGAGGTCGGCTGCGGGCTCGATCAAGCAGTGCTCTTTGTAAATCTGCTTCGTCAAGTGCGGTTGCAGGTGGAGGGAACAGAAGGAGGTTTCACATTTGAGGCAGGTCTTCACGGCTGGTGTTGGTTTGTCAATACAGTACTCACACATCACGGGGGCCGTCGGGGCAGAAGCAGCAGCGACGGGCGGTTGCGTGTTGTATTTCTCCATGATGTTCTGCAGCGTGTGGTTCTTCACCAGGCTGGGTCTGGGGCTGAAGGTCTGTCGGCATTGAGGGCAGCTGACTCTAAACGGAGTCTCTGAATGGTCCCAGACATCGTTGATACATTTTGCACAGAAACTGTGCTGGCAGGGCAATGCCACGGGGTTCTGGAACAACTCCAGGCACACACTACAGGTCAGCTCTTCTGCCAACACCCCTGTCTCCATTCTGCCTCCAAGGAGAGAGAAGAAATTTTGTTGAAGAAAGCATTAACAGGATGAacaatcatagaacactacagttcagaaaacaggccatttggctgttcttgtctgtgccaaaacattattctgctagtcccattgacctgcattcagtccataaccatcaggacctctcccatccatgtacctatccaatttattcttaaaacttaaggtgagcccacatttaccatgtcagatggaagctcgttccacactcccaccactctctgagtgaagaagttccccctaatgttccccctaaacctttcccctttcaccctaaagccatgtcctctcgtatttatggcccctaatctaagtggaaagagcctactctgtctatacccctcataattttgcaaacctctatcaaatctcccctcattcttctacactctaagGAATGAagccctaacctgttcaatctttccctgtaactcaactcctgaagaccaggcaacatcctagtaaatcttctctgcactctttcaatcttacagaTATCCTTCCTAttgttaggtgaccagaactgtacagaatactccaaatttggcctcaccaatgtcttatacaaactcaccattacatcccaattcctatactcaatacttttatTTATGAATGCCAAGATGCCAAAagtcttctttacaaccctgtagaaacatagaaagatagaaaataggtgcaggagtaggccattcggcccttcgagcctgcaccgccatttattatgatcattgctgatcatccaactcagaactctgcaccagccttccctccatacccccgatccccatagccacaagggccatatctaactccctcttaagtatagccaatgaactggcctcaactgtttcctgtgacagagaattccacagattcaccactctctgtgtgaagaagtttttcctaatctcagtcctaaaaggcttcgcctttatcctcaaaccgtgacacctcgttctggacttccccaacatcgggaacaatctttctgcatctagcctgtccaatccctttaggattttatacgtttcaatcagatcccctcctcaatcttctaaattccaacgagtacaagcccagttcatccagtctttcttcatatgaaagtcctgccatcccaggaatcaatctggtgaaccttctttgtactccctctatggcaaagatgtctttcctcagattaggggaccaaaactgcacacaatactccaggtgtggtctcaccaaggccttgtacaactgcagtagtacctccctgctcctgtactcgaatcctcttgctataaatgccagcataccattcgcctttttcaccacctgctgtacctgcatgcccactttcaatgactggtgtataatgacacccaggtctcgttgcacctctcctttaccctgtctacctgtgatgccactttcaaggaattatgtatctgaactcccagatctctttgttcctcagtgccctaccattttactgtgtatgtcctaccttgatttgtccttcccaaatgcaacacctcacacttgtctgcattaaattccatctgccattttctggcccatttttccatttggtccagatccctctgcaagctttgaaagccttcctcgctgtccacaacgcctccaatcttagtgtcatcagcaaacttgctgatccaatttaccacattattatctggatcattgatatagacaacaaactaCAATGGTCCTAGCGCAGatccgaggcacaccactagtcacaggcctccagtctgataagcaatcatccactaccactctctgtcttctcccacacagccaattttgaatccagtttacaacctctccatggatacctagtgtctgatcCTTCTGAACTaaactcccatgtgggaccttgtcaaaggccttactaaagtccatgtagacaacatccacagcctttccttcatctactttcttggtaacctcttcGAAAAATTCTACAAGAGtcgttaaacatgatctaccacgcacaaagccacgctgactatccttaatcagcccttggctgtccaaatagtTGTACATCTgaggcctgtaattacctggtttacttttggagccctttttaaacaacggaacaacatgacctaccctccaatcttctggcaccgcacccgtggctaaggacattttaaatatttctgccagggcccctgcaaattctacactagtctctctcaaggtccgaggaaatatcatgtctgGCCCAGggaatttatctacctttatttgcTGTACTGCAGtgagcacctcctcctctttaatctctatatgttccatgacactgctgcttgtttcccttccttccatatacaccatgccagtttcctgagtaaatactgatgccaaaaaactatttaagatctcccccatcttgtgAGGCTCCACTCATAgacgaccactttgatcttctaggggatcaattttgtcccttactatccttttactcttaatatacttgtagaaacccttcgggtttaccctcacattatctgccaaagcaacctcatgttttctttttgccttcctgattttcttctttagtattttcttacattttctatactcttcaagtacctcatttgttccttgttgcctatacctccTGCGCCCGTTTCACGATCCCACTGTCTGGAGCCCCCACTTCATGCTCCTTTTTAAATTACACTCACCTGAGCTGCTTCCAGCACTCAGCGCTCTCCCAAGCCTCTCGCTCCTCCTACTGCGACCCTTTCTCGATCATTGCAGGAAGTTATTCTACTTACTTTCAGTTTTGAGGTTTGCCTGAAATTTAACCTGTCGTGTGCTGTAATAACTCAGCCATATCACATATTAGCATACATAAATGTTGGAGATCAGTCAGAGAGTCATATTCCAGCACAAATAATAACTATCGTCTTGGAGCACTCACATCTAccgtaatgaagtgctttgaaaggttagTTATGGGTAGAACTAACTCCAGTCTCATCAAGGActtgaacccattgcaatttgcccatcgTCACAGTAGGTCTACAACGGGTGTGATCCTGTTGGCTCTTgttgcagccttggatcacctggccaaactggactggtcaaagaacactgaggctgtctacaagaagggtcagagctgtctctatttcctgaggagactgaggtcctttaacacctgccagacgatgctgaggatgttctacgagtctgtggtggccagtgtgatcatgtttgctgttgtgtgctggggcagcaggctgagggtagcagacaccaacagaatcaacaaactcattcgtaaggccagtgatgttgtggggatggaactggactctctgacggtggtgtctgaaaagaggatgctgtccaagttgcatgccatcttggacaatgtctcccacccactacataatgtactggttgggcacaggagtacattcagccagagactcattccaccgagatgcagcacagagcgtcataggaagtcattcctgcctatggccatcaaactttacaactcctcccttggagggtcagacaccctgagccaataggctggtcttggacttatttcctggcataatttacatattactatttaactatttatggttttattactatttaattatttatggtgcaactgtaacgaaaaccaatttcccctgggatcaataaagtatgactatgactatgacaatactaatacttctgttaagatgctgtttattgactacagctcagtgtttaacacaatcattccaacAGTTCTGAGCAAAAAGCTCCAAGATCttggacttcctcatcaggagacgaGAAtatgtgcagatcagaaataacacctccacctacctgccaatTAACACTGGCACAGCTCAAggaggtgtgcttagcccactgctctgctctttctacacccatgattATGTGTCTAGgtgcagctcaaatgccatctataaattttctgacaaCACAACTActgtcagaatttcagatggtgatgagagggtgtacgggAGTGCGATATATGAGtgagttgagtggtgttgcagcaataacctggctttggtaagaccaaagaactgattgtggacttcagaaaggctaagatgagggaacacacaccaactcAGTGGAGAAGGCAGCGACCCATGGCAATTTGGAGCTTCAAGCAGCATCGAATCGGCATTTGGTAttcatcagcaagaacaaattaaagttaGGCAGGGGCAAGCGGAGTAGCCATCGTCAGAGTTCAAGAGGGGACTTTGAGGGTTTAGGTCCTCAAGGtttcagtgaggagaggcttcagtcagagaaggcaaaaaaagATGCAGGTAGAGTTTAttgcttttccttctttatatttgttcagttaggacagtagagatgccaggcaggatagggGAATGCTCCTCGTGCTGGATTGctggatgtgggaagacagggagatctccagtgtccctgataactacaccagtgagaagtgcatccagctgcagcttctaacaatcctcGATAAgaaattggagctggaactggaagaACTCCCGATCACTTGGGAGGCTAGGGGGTGACAGATAGGACATAGAGAGAGGTAattacacccaaagtgcagaacacaggaaactgggatacagtcaggaaggggaaagaggttaaacagccagtgcagagtatccctgtggtcatccccctcaacaactggtatatcactttggataatgtttggtggggatgacctatcaGGGGAAAGCCACAACAGtcaggtctttggcactgagtctggttctgtgactcagaagaaaagagggagaagaggcgagctgcGGTGATAGGTGATTcgttagtcagaggaacagaaaggaagttctgtggatgagaatgagattcctggatggtatattgcctcctgggtgccagggtccagaacATCTCAGATCGAATCCTCAGCAttgttaagtgggagggtgaacagtcagaggttGTGGTCAATGTAGataccagtgacatgggtaggaagagtgttgaggttctgcaaagggggTTCAGGGTTAGGTGgtgagttaaagggcaggacctccagtgttgtgatctcaggatggTACTCATGCCAtgtactagtgaggccagaaaaaggTAAATTATGCGGTTTAACACATGGCAAAGGAGTTGGAGAAGCAGGGAGGGCAGAAgatctttggatcattgggctctcttccagggaaggtgggacctgtacagaagagacagtctGTATCGGcaggggtgggtggaggggagggtgca
This genomic stretch from Mobula hypostoma chromosome 6, sMobHyp1.1, whole genome shotgun sequence harbors:
- the LOC134347454 gene encoding E3 ubiquitin/ISG15 ligase TRIM25-like isoform X2, with translation METGVLAEELTCSVCLELFQNPVALPCQHSFCAKCINDVWDHSETPFRVSCPQCRQTFSPRPSLVKNHTLQNIMEKYNTQPPVAAASAPTAPVMCEYCIDKPTPAVKTCLKCETSFCSLHLQPHLTKQIYKEHCLIEPAADLTRRQCPSHRKALEFYCEQDEVCVCVSCTIVGDHRSHSLISLEQAKDKLKEKLKKNVEKIHMIQKEWTREQGELKQSEDEIKRHSKEMKDKLSAAFSEWRKQLEKDEKLALKMIDEEEDRVLSQIKSSSDSLLKKMEEIQIIDKDAQDQEQNDPLSFIQDVKQLLSRPFSFEPLQAAVNKQELNPSCEPVFGTCASSKDFTRNAVHNTSDPDSDSDFDAGLRCGRERDHTLK
- the LOC134347454 gene encoding E3 ubiquitin/ISG15 ligase TRIM25-like isoform X1 — its product is METGVLAEELTCSVCLELFQNPVALPCQHSFCAKCINDVWDHSETPFRVSCPQCRQTFSPRPSLVKNHTLQNIMEKYNTQPPVAAASAPTAPVMCEYCIDKPTPAVKTCLKCETSFCSLHLQPHLTKQIYKEHCLIEPAADLTRRQCPSHRKALEFYCEQDEVCVCVSCTIVGDHRSHSLISLEQAKDKLKEKLKKNVEKIHMIQKEWTREQGELKQSEDEIKRHSKEMKDKLSAAFSEWRKQLEKDEKLALKMIDEEEDRVLSQIKSSSDSLLKKMEEIQIIDKDAQDQEQNDPLSFIQDVKQLLSRLSPFQPHQATVTKQVIKPYYVPVFGTYTSSINFTRNAGDIKSTIVSDAGLRRVRERNQHTQGKKLEPFRATKPQSETLNMSAVKTVIQKRLWEYQKYQTTILQALEIYDKQKNAKYNERQKNIRTPKPAVPPRPPKQQ